Within the Medicago truncatula cultivar Jemalong A17 chromosome 4, MtrunA17r5.0-ANR, whole genome shotgun sequence genome, the region ATCCGTTAGTTTATCAATTATAAGTTATACGCTACATGTTATACGTTATCCGTCTTAAATTGGTTTATTagatatcttttttatttttttggaaaatagaGCCTGGAACAACTTCTTTccatttagatgatttggaatTATTTAGAGAAGACTAAGATAAGAGAGGAATTGGTAGCGAGAGTAGACTAAATGAGAGACCTTAAGAAATAGATAATGATATAGTATTCTCAAGACTTAATATATagtatgattaattaatttaattgatctcactttttgagaaaaactcTGTCGTTACTATTTTGTGAAAATTGCGTACCATTTGACTTTAACAACTCGTTTTCAATTTATGAAAGATGTTAGTTTTATCGTGGTTGTGCATTTGGAAAGGTTGGCTTTAAGTAATTTCATTAGCGttgatgaaaaggaaaaataaagaaTACGTAACAAAACTACATTCTTTAACACTAGTTACTTACTCTATGCTAGCTCCCAAGCAAGAAGAGTAACGGAGATTGGAGGGGGCAAACTGTCAAAACTCCTTGCGCTATGAGCACAAAAGTtgccttcttgcataagtatgGACGAACTTGAGATACTatccaatttcatttttaaatgatGTATCTAGTTTATATTAGGATCTAGATTCTCCCTCCGATCTTTATTACCACCCCAGCCTCTgtcataagaaaaaattattgaataaatctaaaaaataaatattctttttgTAATAGAGACTggaataatatatcatttattaaatgaatttaaaaagttattttccttttataataGAGACTGAGGTAGTACAAATTAAAGGAGAGAAACTTTATGATGTGCTTCATTAAAGGAACTCATTGGAGTGGATGAACACATCatcttttaacaaaattatttaacgtCAAATGCCAAAGTGATAGCAAAAGTGAAGAGTCAGAGGCTTCTTTGCATTTAATCCTAAATCAGGGACCTTTGTAATAGCGAGATGCAGAATCAATGACTAAAGGGACCATTTGCTCATTTTTTAATGGTCTAGGATTGTAGGTTGTAACAAACATATTCAACAttacttcaattttcttttcgGTTTCAACATTACTTTAGGTTCTgataaatgtatattttttcctctaaaaaaattgtaatgtttTAGCCACTATTGTAaatagaaacattttatttttatttttataatccaCCATAATTAAGATCTTTTTCTCTCAACAAAACTTTAAGATATCTTTACGAGTTTAGATCTTTTGAATATGCTATAAGACTAAATGACTAATCCTTCAATCACCAACATAGGagtatctgattttttttaatggaaacatagttttttttttataataaaaatataatttaatagaCATATAAACATTGaccatgtaaatttttttacgTTATCATTGAAATATCTAATCACACAAGTTTTTTGTGGGTACAAGCCACATACGggttcatattttatttttctgaaagAGCCACATACGGGTTCATTTTAGggagaatttgaaaaaagaaaaatactttaaatGATCATCGGAATATCAAATCATATAAGTTTGGATCTAATATCACATATTCACTACATCACTTTCATAAAAatgagtttgattttatttttttaaaacaaaattgtcatGAAGAGGCATCATTATATTTGTGATAATCTTAATTAGGTTGACACCAACTCGAATAAAAATCATTTGCAATATGTTAAAACGTTGAGATTAATCATTACTAAATAACTAGTGCTCCggaggcactagttaacattttcctagttcaaataataataataaaatcaacaaatcatttGTACGAATTGgagttaaaaaacaatttttttatataattttagttaTGTTTCGACCAAACAATTATCGTAAGTGTAATAGTGAAGAAAACATCAAAGTCAAATAAAGACATTTATGTTAGAAAAATTAgacataaaattattattaagtaataaatcaacaataaatgTTAACACAAATAAATCAACAATGAATGATATTAAATAGAGTATAAGAAAATTTATAGATTATTGACTGAGACGAACAGATGCTTATTTCGCCACTATACATAGGTTACTCAATGCAGTTGGTCTCATAGTTAATACTCGTTTTGAGAATATAACGGTCTCTTTTTAGTAACACCACACATTAATTAGTAAGATCTCATAAATGACTTTTGATCAAAGAAGCTTATACTTGGTTTGTGTtgtatgactttttttattagaaaaaccAAGAAACAAAACTATGTTGCTGAGTTCTATTTTTCTGTGGTGTGTTTTCAACGTGACATTAGGACTGTAATAGCAAAACTGTAGTAGCTAGAAATTAGAAGTAACTTGGTAAATAGCAAGTGACATTTGACGCAAGAAAATAGCAAAGTTAACTGACCAGGCAATTAAGCAAGATTTGGAATGATGGCTGCTCAGTTTAAAGCATTCTTGGATGCAACTGGTGGCCTATGGCGTACTCAGGCACTTGCAGGAATCTTTTACAGCACTGCTTCTCAAGGAGGAGGACAGGAGACTACACCGTGAGTTACCGAATCTCACTCTCAGTTTtgtttctaaaaaatatataaattcaaatAGGCCCTTATTGCTTTTCTGATTTCAAAACTCTGCAGGTTGACTTCCGTCACTCAGCTTGCTCACCATGGAATGATTTTTGTGCCCATTGGTTACACATTTGGTGCTGGTATGTTTCAGATGGAGAGTGTGAAGGGTGGTTCCCCGTATGGTTCGGGAACCTACGCTGGAGACGGCTCGAGACAGCCTACCGAGTTGGAATTGGCTCAAGCTTTCCATCAAGGGAAGCATTTTGCTGGCATTGCAAAGAAGCTCAAAGGATCTCAGTGATTTTTATCCTCTATGCATAAAGAGTGTTGTGTTGTGCATCACATTCAGTTTCAAGTTTCTATAATGTCCAACAGAATAAGATGTTAACtgaaaaaagagaggaaaaaagtattagagtgtgtttggatgggggaatgttttgagggaatctaatgttttgagggaattcaactactttaaggtgaattctattgtttgaattcacctcaaagtatagaattcaccttaaagtAGTTGAATTTCCTCAAAatattacattccctcaaaacattcctccatccaaacacactcttagagaGGTAGTTATCACTTCTTTAGTTCATCAGATATGAAGTTGAGGCATAACATAACTGTTATAGTCGATAAGTTTTGTGATGATATATTTGGGGAGACAACAATTAAAGCATTCTCAAGACTCAAAGCACTGTATATAAGCATCGAGGATGGTAGTCCATTAATAGAGACTCTTTTAATAGACCTCACatgtacattttatttatttttaattttttaataaaagtttcTATTAAGGATTCAATGGCTCTATGGCAACACACTAACGGAAACTCGAATGAAAAGTGCTTAAATAAGTCTAATTaacttataattatttattaaattataaattacttcataaaatatttattaaattatttataattatttattaaattataaattacttaTAAAATATGGAGTACTTCTTTTTAAAGTTGTTTTGAAAGTGAGACCAActtatacatattttattacttcttttaaatttgtaactcCTTATTTATTTAGGAAAGAGAATCCTTATATAATTGTGTGTTATTTAATAgagactttttcttttcttcctcgAATGAAGTGTTTTAACATTGAGTGGTCTTCTTAAATAAGGATCTCTTAAGGGCTCATTGGacatgcttaaaaaaaaatatttcatgtgCAACTTTCAGTGAAGTAAATTTGGTCTCTGAGTATTGTTTAGGTTACTAAATTTAGCATTTCAGTTTCTAATGGGGGAAATTACTATTCTATAGCTACGTCTTATATTTGAGTCAGAATGTGTTAAGAAGCATGGCAGGGTCCACAAAAATGATAGGaaatttgtttttggaattGAGTATGAGGAAGTTGATTCAATGAATGTACAATGCACCTTATACAATGATCTTAAGATATAATTAGTATGGTGAAAGTCTTTTATAGACACAATCtcaaatcaatattatttagaTATATTTACacgaaatgaataaaattagacaaaaataatttagtcacatcaattgatttttttttaattttattctttttaaaataattcaattttgtGTGTGttcctatatttttatttgggtttgtCCACAAACAAGTATTACTCGCATATAAAAGTGATATCGGGTTTGATTTGTTTGACGATAAATGTAACATTCCGTTATTTACTCTTCGTAATTAATTTTGACTAAAACTTAGAATGAAACATGTATCTATACTTGGTGGTTTGGGGTCTTTGGAGTGAAATTAGAATTTAGAGAAAGGGTTTAACTATAAGAGAGGTGTACTTAGTAATAAGTCCATCAAGTCCAAAACTCACCACACCAAACCTCACTCAATATATAACAATTTATTGAGTGAGAATAATTAGCCGGTGATTATGGAATTGcttatattacattttatttgaAGTTTAAAGGTATATTTTGAGTATGAACGTTATTATACATAGTATGTATTATTTATCTAATGTATTTGAGGTATTTAAGTAATATTAGGATTCACCCTAATTAGATGGATTCTCCATCTATGACGGGATGTGTAAGAAGGGGTAAACGGAGCACTGTTTATCGGAGTTAATCTATCTCCACCTTACCATAAAGTTAAGAATATGTTAGGTTCTCAAAGGTTTTTCAACGTTCAGtaacttaattaattaagttaTCAAAATATAAGTTATCTtgagttttattaattgttgtGATTAAGTTCTTAGttatgattatgttttaattgaAACTCTTGTTCAAAGACAAGAGTattttttatcctattttttggaAGCTCACTGAGATAACTAATATCTCATCccacattaatttttatttttcaggtaTCGGTAATTTTAAGACGTTAATGAGACTAGATCACACTCGACCTCTAGATTTAagattttccttcaaatttgtcattaaaaaattctTGATTATGTAAAGTTTTT harbors:
- the LOC25493238 gene encoding probable NAD(P)H dehydrogenase (quinone) FQR1-like 1, producing the protein MAAQFKAFLDATGGLWRTQALAGIFYSTASQGGGQETTPLTSVTQLAHHGMIFVPIGYTFGAGMFQMESVKGGSPYGSGTYAGDGSRQPTELELAQAFHQGKHFAGIAKKLKGSQ